In Pirellula sp. SH-Sr6A, the DNA window GGAACTTCAATCATCGTTCCAACGGTGTACTGGAACTTCTTACCGGTCGCCTTCATAACTTCGCTTGCGACGCGGTGGACGATTTCCACTTGGAGATCGAGTTCCTTCTTGAATCCGACGAGCGGAACCATGACTTCAGGCTTGACCTTGGTCCCTTCTTTGAGAACAGCGACCGCTGCTTGGAAGATCGCGCGAGCTTGCATCTCGGTGATTTCGGGACGGAGGATACCCAAACGGCAACCTCGGAATCCGAGCATTGGGTTGAACTCATGAAGCTCCGAAACCAATCGGTTCACTTCCGCGACCGAAATGCCCAATTGCTTGGCGACTTCTTCTTGACCCTTCTTGTTGTCATGCTGTGGCAAGAACTCGTGCAAGGGTGGATCGAGCAATCGGATGCAAGCGGGGAGACCGTCGAGTGCACGGAAGATCCCTTCGAAGTCCTTTTGTTGGTAAGGAAGCAGTGTTGCCAATGCCTTCTTTCGATCGTCTTCGTTCTTCGCCAGGATCATTTGACGGACAGCGATAATGCGGTCCCCTTCAAAGAACATGTGCTCGGTGCGGCACAGTCCGATTCCTTCGGCACCGAAAGCCACGGCATTCGTGACTTGATCAGGTTGATCCGCGTTGGTGCGGAGACCGAGGGTACGATACTTATCTGCCAACTTCATGATGAAGTCGTAGTATTGGAAGACCTTGCTGTCCTTCGGCTTCATCGTCTTGCCAACGAGAACCTGCTTGAGTTCGCTGTCGGCCGTGGCGATCTTGCCGTGGAACACTTCACCGGTGGTGCCGTTGATGCTGATGAAGTCCCCTTCCTTCAGGGTAACTCCCTTGCACTTGAGCGTGCCCTTGTGGTAGTCGATTTCGATATCGCCTGCACCGGCAACGCAAACCTTGCCCATCTGGCGAGCAACGAGAGCAGCGTGGCTGGATACACCACCGCGAGCGGTGAGAATCCCATCGGACGCGATCATCCCCCGGAGATCTTCAGGACTGGTTTCGATACGAGCCAGAACAACATTCTGCCCCTTAGCAGCCAACTCTTCTGCCTTGCCTGCGGTGAAGACCACGGCGCCGGAAGCTGCCCCAGGACCTGCTGGCAAACCAACGGCCATCAAGCGACCTTCTTTGCGAGCCTTTTCGTAAGCGACGACATCGAAGATCGGTTGGAGGAGTTGGTTCAACGCCTCGGGATCACCCGATTTGATCGCATGCTCGGGGGTCATCAACTTTTCCTTGACCATGTCGTGAGCAATCTTCACGTAGGCCAAGGCGGTTCGCTTCCCGTTTCGAGTTTGAAGCATGTACAGCTTCTTCTTCTCGATCGTGAACTCAAAGTCTTGCACGTCGCCGAAGTTCTTTTCGAGCGTCTTGCGAACTTCGACCAGTTCCTTGTGGGCGGCGCCGATCGTCTTGTCCTTGGCCATCTCGGAGATCTTGAGAGGGGTGCGAACACCCGCCACAACGTCTTCTCCTTGTGCATTGACCAAGTATTCGCCGTAGAACACGTTGTCGCCGTTGGCAGGGTCGCGGGTGAACGCCACGCCGGTCGCGCAGTCATCACCCATGTTGCCGAAGACCATGCTCTGGACGTTGACAGCCGTACCCCACTCGTCTGGAATGCGGTACTTTTGACGATAGAGGATCGCTCGCTCGTTCATCCAAGATCCGAAGACGGCGAAGATCGCTCCTTCGAGTTGCTTCATCGGATCGTTCGGGAACGCCTTGCCAGTGCGATCCTTGATCAGTTTCTTGTATCGCTTCACGAGCTCTTGCAGATGATCTGCGGTGAGTTCCGTGTCTTCTTTGACCTTCGCTTCCGCCTTGAGACCATCCATGACCTCTTCGAAAGGCTCATGCTCGTTCTCGCTGCGCTTTTGAACGCCCATGACGACGTCGCCGTACATTTGCAAGAATCGGCGATAGGAGTCCCAAGCGAAACGGGGATTGTTGGTGGCTGCGGCTAGGCCTTCGCAGGTCGCATCGTTGAGACCGAGGTTGAGAATCGTATCCATCATCCCGGGCATCGAATCTCGTGCACCCGATCGGACCGAAACCAAAAGTGGGTTCTTCGGATCACCGAACTTCTTTCCGGTCTCTTTCTCCATCCACTTTACGGCCTTCTCCAAATCGGTGGAGAGTTCCGGTGGAGCTTTGCGGCCATTCTTGTAGTAATGAACGCAGACTTCTGTCGTGATTGTGAAACCAGAAGGGACGGGAAGTCCGATTTTGGTCATCTGAGCAAGGTTCGCACCTTTACCCCCGAGGAGAGCTTTCATCCCTCCGTCGCCATCGGTCTTAGATTTGCCAAAGAAATAGATCAACTTGTTAGCCATGGCCGAGTGCACTACTCCACTTAGTTTGCCAAAATCGAAGTTAGGGAAATTCCCAGATATTTTCGGCCGAAAGTCTACGTTTAACGTTAAAACACGTCAATGCGGCCAACGATCCCGTAGGCCCTTGCGCCACAAAAACTTAACGCATTATCACGCCATGATACCGCAAACGCTCTTGGGGTCCCTCTCCGCGCACGTCCAGGTCCCTCGTTCGTCTCCCTCCTCCGCATTCCCTATCGCTCCGACCGATTGGCACGCGGGGTGTCCCAGCGATGGTGAAGTCTATGAAGAAGGACCTTGGCGAGGAGTTCTCCTCAACGAGTGGTACCTCCTGGGCAGGATCCGCGATTGGGAGCAATCTGGCGTGGCAGAGCGAGACGCGTCTAGCGACATCGAGTGGGCCCCGTCCCCATCCGTCGAGCCATTGCTCCGAACGCGTTCCGCCGCATCCACGAAAGCCGAAGATGCGAGGGAACTTGAGATTTGGTGGGGAAGTCCCAGGTCCCCGGGAGGAAAAGTCGTCCGTGATAGAGAGCCTCGATGGATCGCAATTCACGCTCGATCCCTACGCCCTCTCCCTTACTTGATCAAACATTGGGGAACGCCTCCCGAACCGGTGCTAGCGGATTGGAAAAGGCAATGCGGCATTTTGGGGCTGCAGACGCAATCCATTTGGATCCTGGCGTCATCCGTGGGCATTCTTTATCGGATCGATGAAACGCGCACGAGCCCCTCTCTGATTGCGGTCCACCGCACCACTCGAGTTGCCAATCCCCTTCAAAAAAACTCGAAACGTGCCGGTTATCGAGCCGTTCATCGAGGGCTTCCAGCCGCTGGGCTCCTTGTTCTTGTCGTCGTCATCGGATGGATGCTGCGGAGGGGCGTTCCGGCGACGTGTACGAAAATGCATTCCATCCCGACCATCTCTGAGAAGAAAGAGAAAGAGGGGGTGTCAAAGGAATCCACGCTTCTCCCACAACCACTCCCGTCGCTCGAATCTCGGGAGATTCCTCAAGAGCTCGGAGAGATTCCCGAGTTGGTCACGGATCCGGATCTTGCGTTGCTCGATTCCGATATCCATGAAGACTGGAAAATGGCAAACACGATGGGAGGATCGAGCTTGGGTGTCGAACAGGAGCCCATCCTTCCATTTATCGATCTAGCTCTTTTTTCGCAGCCATCGCATATCTCGGATGAGGTGTCGGATACACAAACGCCGTTGGCCGCGAATCAGGTTTTGGGATTCCATGGGGAGGCGAAGCATGATGACGTCTCGGATTCGGAATTGCTAGAAATCGAATCCGTTGCCGAGGGAATTCGTCGCGTCTTCCCTGTATCGGGAGGGCTAGCACGCCATCGAATCGGGACAGGTAGTTCGATTGCTGCTGCGCGTGCAACGTGTCTCGCCACCCTTTCGATGATCGATAACTCGCATCAAGGCTTATCGATCACTCCCTCCGACGCCAGCATGCTCCTAGGTGAGAGCACGCAACAATGGGTTGTGGCATTGGAAGAGGAGGCTCCTGAGTTGATCGTCGAGCTTGAGTCTCGTCCTGCACGAAGGTGGGAACTTCGTATCAAAACAGGGGTGCGCGAACATCGTCATGCACTGACCTATTGGCTCCATGCTGGCCAGGCAAGTCGCGTGCTGGATCAGATGGATCTCGGGCGCCGTTCGGCGGAGTCAGAGTTGGGACGCATGCAATCGATGCTTGACGGTGGGCAGTCGATGGGGCCTTTCTCTCCCCGTCAACGACGTCGACAACTGCAGCAATTGGATAAAGAACTCGAACGTTGCATTGAGATTTGGAAAGTCGTCGAGCGTTTGAGTCTGATCGTGCTGGACCAAGCCCAAATAGCGGTTGAGCTTCAAACCCCAACCCAATTCCCTTCCCAAGCTGTTTCGCCGCCAGAAAAAGTGTCAAATCGTTGACGCCGATTGTCGATTTCGAGTCCTCGCGTCCGACTGCTTGGAGTACCACGAACGAACCGATTCCTCGAATCGCGAACTGTTCGCCGACCCTAGTTTCTCGATGGAAATGAAGCATCATGAAGTTTATCTGTCTAGGTTATGCCGATATGTCCCAATTCCAGACCATGTCGGCCGAGGCACTTCAACGCTCGATGGACGAGTGTTTTGCATACGATGATTTACTTCGTGCCGGAGGTCACTTCGCAGGGGGCGAAGCGCTGCAGGAGTCATCGAAAGCCATCACGCTGAGGTACGTAGATGGAGCTGTTCAAGCGACCGATGGACCTTACGCGGAGACAAAGGAACAGATCGGGGGGATCTTGATTCTGGAGGCCGACAGTATGGAACATGCCGTCGAACTCATGTCCCGGCA includes these proteins:
- the ppdK gene encoding pyruvate, phosphate dikinase, with amino-acid sequence MANKLIYFFGKSKTDGDGGMKALLGGKGANLAQMTKIGLPVPSGFTITTEVCVHYYKNGRKAPPELSTDLEKAVKWMEKETGKKFGDPKNPLLVSVRSGARDSMPGMMDTILNLGLNDATCEGLAAATNNPRFAWDSYRRFLQMYGDVVMGVQKRSENEHEPFEEVMDGLKAEAKVKEDTELTADHLQELVKRYKKLIKDRTGKAFPNDPMKQLEGAIFAVFGSWMNERAILYRQKYRIPDEWGTAVNVQSMVFGNMGDDCATGVAFTRDPANGDNVFYGEYLVNAQGEDVVAGVRTPLKISEMAKDKTIGAAHKELVEVRKTLEKNFGDVQDFEFTIEKKKLYMLQTRNGKRTALAYVKIAHDMVKEKLMTPEHAIKSGDPEALNQLLQPIFDVVAYEKARKEGRLMAVGLPAGPGAASGAVVFTAGKAEELAAKGQNVVLARIETSPEDLRGMIASDGILTARGGVSSHAALVARQMGKVCVAGAGDIEIDYHKGTLKCKGVTLKEGDFISINGTTGEVFHGKIATADSELKQVLVGKTMKPKDSKVFQYYDFIMKLADKYRTLGLRTNADQPDQVTNAVAFGAEGIGLCRTEHMFFEGDRIIAVRQMILAKNEDDRKKALATLLPYQQKDFEGIFRALDGLPACIRLLDPPLHEFLPQHDNKKGQEEVAKQLGISVAEVNRLVSELHEFNPMLGFRGCRLGILRPEITEMQARAIFQAAVAVLKEGTKVKPEVMVPLVGFKKELDLQVEIVHRVASEVMKATGKKFQYTVGTMIEVPRGALTADEIAESAEFFSFGTNDLTQTCLGMSRDDSGSFLPAYQGLEIIKSNPFASIDRTGVGQLMQIGVEKGRKTRNDLKIGICGEHGGDPSSVEFCHMIGLNYVSCSPFRVPIARLAAAQAALRNPPAPASTKVVKDSKSAKGATKARTRAK